The stretch of DNA CAAATTATATCGTAACAAAATCTGATGATTTAATTTGGTTAGGTACTACTGAAGAACGTGTGGGATTTAATGAAAAAACCACTAATGATGCTAGAAAATCTATGCTTGACTCTGTTTTATCTCTTTTCCCGTATTTACTAGATGCACAAGTCGTTGGCCATACAGCTTGTTTAAGACCTTTAAGTCTTGATGGATTACCAATATTAGGACCTATAAAAGAGTTTGAAAATTTGATTGTTTCTACCGGTGGTGGGAGAAAAGGCATACTATATGGACCACTTATGGGGAAGCTTACCTCGGAATTGATTACTGGTACAAATATTGATATAGATATATCTATGCTTACTCCGAATAGAGTTTTTGAATATTCACAAGAATCAGATAATGATCCTTTTAGGTTTTAATCAAATCATGAAAAAGCTCTTCTATTAGAAAAGTCTTGTTCTTCACTTGTGATAAATTCCAATAAAGCAGCTTGGCCATTTTCTGTGGCAGATTTAGCTCTCATAAATGCATTTTGTATATCTTCTGGGTCAGTTACTTTTTCAGCCCATCCATCCATTGCTTTCGCAAGAGCAGTGTAGTCTCCTTTGAGGTCTCGAGTGTTATATATATCATGAGATCCTTGCATATTATTTATTTCTATAGCCATTGTATTGTTATTGAATACAACTGTAAGTGTTGGGATATTAGATCGAACAGCGGTTTCAAAATCTAAACCTATCATTCCAAATGCAGCGTCACCCATAAAGTTTACACAAAACTTCTCAGGCTCTGCTAATTTGGCACCAATAATTAATCCAAGCCCAGTACCTAATCCATGAGATTTCCCCCAACCAATATAAGTTCTTGGGCCGTTAGATTTATAAAAAGGCATTATTTGATCACGAGGGCTACCTGAGTCATGAGTAACAATTGTGTTGCTAGGATCAGTAACTTTCATAAACTCATTGATAACACGATATGGTGTCATGGGTACTTCTTTTGAATTTAGTTTATGTTCCCATTTTTTTAACCAATCGGTTTTAAGTTGGCTTATATTTTGCACTGTTTGATTATATTTATCTGAATTTGTATTTTTTTGTAAATCTTTAATTGCATCAATTAATTGTCGTAAAACCAATTTGCAATCTCCGATTACTGCATTTTTTATATCGTAACTTTTTGAAATATCTCTAGGGTCGTTTGTTATTTGTAGCAAAGTTTTACCTTGAGGAATAGTTGTTGTCATACCATGCTTTGTAAAACTTGTTCCAATTCCTAATACTACGTCTGATGTATCAATATAATGATATACTGCATCATTCATAACACCTGATGAACTACCGAGCGATAAAGGATGAATTTCAGAAAATGCACTTTTGCCAGCCATAGTTGTAGTTACTGCTATACCGGAAATCTCTGCTAATTCTTCTAATTCAAGAGTTGCTTCCGAATACAATACTCCTTGACCAGCGTATATAACAGGATTTTTGGCTCCTAAAAGAATCTTAGCTATTTTATCAATATCGGATGGATTTCCTTGAGAGATTATTGAAGGAGTAGTTGAATAACCTTTTAATAATTCAGCAGAAACTTCAGCTTCTCCTACATCTGTTGGTATTTCTACAAGTACAGGGCCAGGCCTTCCCATCCGTATATTAGCGAATGCTCTTCGCATCGTATCAACGACTTTCCCAGGATAATTAATTTGTTCTGCATATTTTGTGATAGACGCAAAACTTTCTATAGAACTAAAGTTGGGAAATATTCTATCTCGATCTGTCGGGTGCCCTAAAGGTAGTAATAACATTGGTACAGAATCTGAGTATGCAGTTGCTATGCCTGAATACGCATTTTCAGCACCAGGGCCATATTGCATTGCAAACACTCCCAATGGAGATCCATTATTTATCCTTGAAAATCCATCGGCTATACCTACTCCTGCACGTTCTTGCCGACAAATAATAGGTTTTATACCTATTTTTGCAGCTGATTCAATCATATTTGTTGTTGGGAATGCTGAAAGATAATTTATTCCTTCTATTTTTAATATTTCTGCAATTATATCTAAGGTTTTCACTGTTTAACTCCTTAATATAAGTCATATTTTTAAAATAATACTAGTAGTATTTCTTTGATAAATCTAGTAACTTTTTGTTACAGTTGTGGTCAATACTTAAAATAATTATAAGGTGAAAAATGAAACAACCAGTAATAATAGATTGTGATCCTGGAACAGATGATGCAATAGCACTGTTTCTGGCATTAAATAACCCGAATTGGAATATACTTGGTATAACAATTACTGGTGGAAATGCTTCTTTGTCAGATTGTGTAAAAAATGCGTTATATTTACTTGATGTAACAAATAATTCACATATACCTGTCATACCAGGCGCTTCTAAAGCAATCGTAAGGGAATTTAGATATGGATACGATTATCATGGTTTAAATGGCATGGGGTTGAATACTGATGGATATGAACCAGATTTCAAAGTAGATGCTATTAGTTTCATATCTTCTCAAATAGAAAAGAGTATTGATCCAGTTAAAATTATTGCACTAGGCCCTTTGACTAATATAGCTAATACATTCAAACAAAATCAAGATTTATTGACAAATATTGATGAAATAATTGTTATGGGGGGTGGGTTTGGAAAAGGTAATATCACGCCTTATTCAGAGTTTAATTTTTACAATGATCCTGAAGCAGCTAGTTTTGTACTAAATTTGAATATAGATATTACCTTAATTACTTTAAATTCGTTAGAAAATGTTTTCTTAAATAGAGAACAATGCAAACTTTTAATGACTGAAAGTTTATATGGGAAAGCGACTGACATAATATTAACTAAATGGTTTGAATTTAGGGGCGAATTAAGTAATAAAGGATATGAACCATGCGATGTAATAGCAGTTGCTGTAGCCACGATTCCAGATATTTGTGAATATCAATATGGTTCTGTGATTATTAGCTGTACCTCAGATGAACATGCAGGAGAATCTGATTTAATAATTGGACAAGGAAAAATTAGACATGCAATTAATGTGAATTTGAATAGATTTATAAAATTAATTCGTGATTCTTTTTCAAATTAGCTCACAAGGTGGCTTTTAATAACATTTTCATCCAATTCAACACCTAACCCAGGACCTTCAGGTATTTGAATAAATCCATCTTTAAATACGATCGGTTCTTTGAATATTTTTTTATGTAATGGGCCTTGATTTGCTTCAGTTATCATGAAATTTGGAGAACATGCAGCGACTTGTAAAGCAGCAGCAGCAGCTATAGGACCGCAGTACATATGTGGTGCAATTACGGCATAACTGGCTTCTGCAATCCCTGCGACTTTTTTCCCAACCATAATTCCACCGCACTGTCCAATATCAATTTGTATTATTTGCGCGGCTTGTTTCCTAATTATTTCTGAAAATTGGAAAATTGTAGCAAGTCTTTCACCAGTAGCTATAGGAATACTTGTATGAGCTGCCACTCTTGCCATTTCATCAATATTCTCTGGTGGAACTGGTTCTTCAAACCAAAAAGGTTGGTAAGGTTCTATAGCCTTAGCAACTCTAATAGCACTATAAGTAGTAAGCTGTCCATGGGTTCCAAGACCAACTTCTAATTCATTACCTACAGCAGATCTGATACTTTTAAATATGTTTTCACAATAAGTTATTTCTGATAAGCCAATATCCCTTGCCGGTCCTTGAATTGGGTGAAAAGGGTCAAATTTACAAGCCGAGTTACCGTTTTTTAATAAGTTTTCTGCAATTTTTCCAGCATTTTCTGCTTTCCCTTCTGGTATTGGAGGCATATAAGCATAAGCTCTTAGTTTTTCCCAGTATTTTCCACCTAGTAGATTATAAATTGGTTGATTAGTAGCCTTACCTACTATATCCCAAAGTGCCATTTCTATTCCTGATAAAATCATTCCGTAATGCATACTTGGTAATCGATAATCATGACGGCCTGCATACATGTCGTACCAAATTTTTTCGATATTAAATGGATCTTGACCTACAACAAAAGCTTCTACAGTTTCATGTACTAATTTTATTTGAGATTCAAATGTATGCCATGTCATATCACCAGTAAAAGAACTTCCAGTTACTTTTTCGCCGATACCTATAATTCCTTCATCTGTCATGAGTTCTAAAATCAGAAAAAATTTACCACCTACATACCATTTGATTGTTGGGTCTCCTCCACCTGATCTTTCTCCAGGTTCATTTTCAACAACATAGGTTTTTACGCCAGTAACCTTCATTTTTCTCTCCTTATATTATTACTAGAAGCAAACTTATTATAAACCATTAAATTATATAATCTATGGTTTTTCTTTTAATAAGTTTATAGCTTTTATTCTGTCTAAAATAGGAGGGTGGGAATATTCCAGAAAGACTAATAGTGGATGAGGTGATAAATTAGAAAGATTTTTTGCAGCTAATTTTTTTAATCCAGAAATTAGATTGTTTTTATCTGTAGTAGTTTCTATAGACCACTTATCTGCTTCGTATTCATTTTTTCTAGATATAAATTGTAGAGTTGGTGAAAGTAGTAAATTTATAGGAGTAAACAGTAAGCCAAAGAATATTATACTCGCATAGATTGAAAGTTTTTCCATGTAAAAAACTTCAAAAAGTAGATTATTTTCAATAAATAATGACAGAAGGAAAAACATTAACCCAGTATTTATTATGCTCAATATTGTTGATGTTATTATATGTTTCTTTTTACTATGTCCAACTTCATGAGCAATAACAGAAACGATTTCTTGTTCATTTAATTGTTCTAGTAAAGTATCAAATAAAGCTATACGTTTTGTTTTTCCAAACCCAGTAAAAAATGCATTAGAATGATTACTTCGTTTAGAGCCGTCAATTATAAATATATTACCAAAGGTAAAATTAACCGAATCAGTGTAGTCAATAATTAAATTTCTCAATTTACCCTCTTCTAACGGAGTGAATTTATTGAAAATTGGCATTATCCAGATAGGGGCAATAACTTGTATGATCAGTGAAATAATTATAATGAATATCCATGCATACAACCATGCTAATGTGCCCGAGTATGCAAAGAAAAATAAAATGCCCGCAATTAAAGGCGTTCCAATAACCAATGAAAGAATTAGACTTTTTAAAGTATCTATAAAATAAGTAGACAGTGTTGTTTTATTGAATCCAAATCTTTCTTCGATAATAAATGTTCCATATAAATCGAAGGGTAAATTTAGTAACATACTGAGACCACTTAATATAAATATGAAAAGAATCCCATTAATAATTTCATGAAATTCCAAAGCACGAATAATTTGGTCAATAAAATTAAAGCCACCACTAAACCAAAAAATCATCAAGGCTGTAATTTGTGCAAAATTGATTACTAAAGAGAACTTCGATCTTGTTAATGTATATTCTTGTGATTTTTTGTAATCAGAAGCATCGTATATATCATTGATACCTTCTGGGAGGGTAGTGTTAAGAGAACGAATGTTTAAAATCGTTACTATCACTCCAAGAATAAATTCAAAGAGAATTGCTATAAAAATAATCCAAAACAAAATATTCATTTAATAAAAAACCTTTAATAAATTAATCAAAAGATTTAATTGATTTGACTGTAGTTGTATCTAAATTTTCAACTAAGCTTTTAACCAACGTTTTTGCTTTAATAAAGTCATTAAGATCAATTATTCCATTATGGCTGTGTAGGTATCTTGTAGGAATGCCTATGTTAATTGCAGGAATACCTCCAAAAGACTTTTGGGCTGCTGCACCATCTTCTCCATAACCTGAAATTACAGAAAATTGAATAGGAATACTAAGTTTCTTTGCAGTATCAATACAAAAATCGCGGAGTTTTAAATTGGGTATCATAGAACTATCATGTAAAAATATTGAAGGCCCAGAACTCAATTTCTCTTGTGCTAAATTTGGATTCATACCAGGGTAATCTCCCGCTACTCCAACTTCTAGGTTAATATTTATATCTGGAGCTATAGTATAACTACTTGTAATAGCTCCTCTAAGGCCTACTTCTTCCTGTACTGTACATGAACCAAAAACATTATTGGGTAAATTTTTTGTATCCAAAGAATTTAATGTTTCAATTAGTAAAGCAACACCAACTCGATCATCCCAAGCTTTTCCTAATAACATATTTTCACTGTTAAGGAATTCAAATGAACTATCTGGGCTTATTGGATCACCCGGCAATATTCCTAATCTCTCTTCAGCGTCTTTTTTATCTTTTGCACCAACATCAATGAATAGATTATCTTTTGGAAAGATTTGTTTGCGTTCTGTCTCATTCATTACATGCACGGTCTTGATACCTGTTACGCCTTTAATATTTCCTGATTTGGTCATAATGATCCATCGTTGATTTACTATTGATTGGTCTAACCAACCACCTAATGTTTGAAATTTTATAAATCCTTCTTCAGTTATATACCGAACCATTAAACCTAATTCATCCATGTGGGCAGAAAGCATGATTTTGGGAAACTGTTTGTCTTTTTCAATTTTACAAATTAACGAACCAAGGCCGTCAGTATCAATATTAATTTCAGGATTTGTTATTTCTTCTCGTATAATTTGTCTAATTTGACCTTCAAATCCAGTAGGACCATGACCATTTGATAATTTTTCTAATAATTTAATAGTTTTGTTCATTTTGAACTCCTTGTAATAAAAAGTAAAAATTATTACATTTAGGTTTACATTTTATAGTTAATAAAATAACACATTATGGCAAAATTAAATTTAATTTTGCCATAATCTCAGGTAAGAAAGGTGATTATTGTGGATGAATTAAAAAACAGAGCATTGATATTAAATTCTCGCCCTAATGGATATCCTGATGACTCTAACTTTAAGTTAATTGAAATTGATATTCCTGATATAAATCCTGGAGAATTTATTGTTAAAGTGCTTTGGTTATCTGTAGACCCTTACATGAGAGGAAGAATGAGTGATAAGAAATCATATGCTCCTTCTGTTGAAATCGGCGATATTATGGTTGGAGGCGCAGTAGGTAAAATTATTTCAAGTCGAAATTCTGAATTTGAAGTTGGAGATTTGGTTGAAGGTAGATTTGGATGGCAAGAGTATGCTATTTCAAATGGGAGTAATGCGAGAAAATTGACAATTCAAGAGGCTGACATCTCAAAAGCCTTAGGTGTTTTAGGAATGCCAGGACTAACGGCATATTTTGGATTGTTTTCTTTAGGTAAACCTATTCCAAATGATACTGTAGTTATTTCTGCAGCTTCTGGTGCGGTTGGGGCAGTTGTTGGGCAATTAGCAAAATTGGCTGGTTGTAAAGTTGTTGGTATTGTTGGTTCAGATACGAAAGCGTCATACATAAAAGATGAATTGAATTTTGACCATGCTATTAACTATAAAAAAGAAGACGTATGTAATAGATTATTAGATCTTTGTCCTTATGGTATTGATATATATTTTGATAATGTTGGGGGTGAGATTTTAGAAGCTGTTTTAGAAAACCTTGCATTTAGAGCTCGTATTGTTGTTTGTGGACAAATAGCTCAATATAATTTAGCCAATGATGAAGTCGCTTATGGAATAACTAATTTTCGGAATATACTTACTAATCAAGCTACTGTTGAAGGATTTATTGTAAGCAGATTTGCGCCAGATTTCCCTCAAGCACTTTCTTACTTAGAAAGTTTGTTTATTGAAGGCAAATTAAAAACTAAGGAAGATATTACATATAAATTAGAAAACACTCCTGAGGCATTATTAAGAGTATTAACTGGAAAAAATTTTGGTAAGCAAATTGTAAAAATAGCATAGGAGAAAAGGATGACTAGGGTTAAGGAAATTAGAGAAAAAGAAGACACATCTGAAGATGTGCATCAAATTATAGATAGATTGAAAGAATCGTATAATGGTCGTATTGTTGGTCCATATAGAGTTTTGTTATATAAACCTAACTTAGCAGAAGTTGTTTGCAATACTGCTGACCAAATTAGAAAAGAGA from SAR202 cluster bacterium encodes:
- a CDS encoding thiamine pyrophosphate-requiring protein, encoding MKTLDIIAEILKIEGINYLSAFPTTNMIESAAKIGIKPIICRQERAGVGIADGFSRINNGSPLGVFAMQYGPGAENAYSGIATAYSDSVPMLLLPLGHPTDRDRIFPNFSSIESFASITKYAEQINYPGKVVDTMRRAFANIRMGRPGPVLVEIPTDVGEAEVSAELLKGYSTTPSIISQGNPSDIDKIAKILLGAKNPVIYAGQGVLYSEATLELEELAEISGIAVTTTMAGKSAFSEIHPLSLGSSSGVMNDAVYHYIDTSDVVLGIGTSFTKHGMTTTIPQGKTLLQITNDPRDISKSYDIKNAVIGDCKLVLRQLIDAIKDLQKNTNSDKYNQTVQNISQLKTDWLKKWEHKLNSKEVPMTPYRVINEFMKVTDPSNTIVTHDSGSPRDQIMPFYKSNGPRTYIGWGKSHGLGTGLGLIIGAKLAEPEKFCVNFMGDAAFGMIGLDFETAVRSNIPTLTVVFNNNTMAIEINNMQGSHDIYNTRDLKGDYTALAKAMDGWAEKVTDPEDIQNAFMRAKSATENGQAALLEFITSEEQDFSNRRAFS
- a CDS encoding nucleoside hydrolase codes for the protein MKQPVIIDCDPGTDDAIALFLALNNPNWNILGITITGGNASLSDCVKNALYLLDVTNNSHIPVIPGASKAIVREFRYGYDYHGLNGMGLNTDGYEPDFKVDAISFISSQIEKSIDPVKIIALGPLTNIANTFKQNQDLLTNIDEIIVMGGGFGKGNITPYSEFNFYNDPEAASFVLNLNIDITLITLNSLENVFLNREQCKLLMTESLYGKATDIILTKWFEFRGELSNKGYEPCDVIAVAVATIPDICEYQYGSVIISCTSDEHAGESDLIIGQGKIRHAINVNLNRFIKLIRDSFSN
- a CDS encoding mandelate racemase/muconate lactonizing enzyme family protein, with protein sequence MKVTGVKTYVVENEPGERSGGGDPTIKWYVGGKFFLILELMTDEGIIGIGEKVTGSSFTGDMTWHTFESQIKLVHETVEAFVVGQDPFNIEKIWYDMYAGRHDYRLPSMHYGMILSGIEMALWDIVGKATNQPIYNLLGGKYWEKLRAYAYMPPIPEGKAENAGKIAENLLKNGNSACKFDPFHPIQGPARDIGLSEITYCENIFKSIRSAVGNELEVGLGTHGQLTTYSAIRVAKAIEPYQPFWFEEPVPPENIDEMARVAAHTSIPIATGERLATIFQFSEIIRKQAAQIIQIDIGQCGGIMVGKKVAGIAEASYAVIAPHMYCGPIAAAAALQVAACSPNFMITEANQGPLHKKIFKEPIVFKDGFIQIPEGPGLGVELDENVIKSHLVS
- a CDS encoding M48 family metallopeptidase translates to MNILFWIIFIAILFEFILGVIVTILNIRSLNTTLPEGINDIYDASDYKKSQEYTLTRSKFSLVINFAQITALMIFWFSGGFNFIDQIIRALEFHEIINGILFIFILSGLSMLLNLPFDLYGTFIIEERFGFNKTTLSTYFIDTLKSLILSLVIGTPLIAGILFFFAYSGTLAWLYAWIFIIIISLIIQVIAPIWIMPIFNKFTPLEEGKLRNLIIDYTDSVNFTFGNIFIIDGSKRSNHSNAFFTGFGKTKRIALFDTLLEQLNEQEIVSVIAHEVGHSKKKHIITSTILSIINTGLMFFLLSLFIENNLLFEVFYMEKLSIYASIIFFGLLFTPINLLLSPTLQFISRKNEYEADKWSIETTTDKNNLISGLKKLAAKNLSNLSPHPLLVFLEYSHPPILDRIKAINLLKEKP
- a CDS encoding M42 family metallopeptidase produces the protein MNKTIKLLEKLSNGHGPTGFEGQIRQIIREEITNPEINIDTDGLGSLICKIEKDKQFPKIMLSAHMDELGLMVRYITEEGFIKFQTLGGWLDQSIVNQRWIIMTKSGNIKGVTGIKTVHVMNETERKQIFPKDNLFIDVGAKDKKDAEERLGILPGDPISPDSSFEFLNSENMLLGKAWDDRVGVALLIETLNSLDTKNLPNNVFGSCTVQEEVGLRGAITSSYTIAPDININLEVGVAGDYPGMNPNLAQEKLSSGPSIFLHDSSMIPNLKLRDFCIDTAKKLSIPIQFSVISGYGEDGAAAQKSFGGIPAINIGIPTRYLHSHNGIIDLNDFIKAKTLVKSLVENLDTTTVKSIKSFD
- a CDS encoding NADP-dependent oxidoreductase — its product is MDELKNRALILNSRPNGYPDDSNFKLIEIDIPDINPGEFIVKVLWLSVDPYMRGRMSDKKSYAPSVEIGDIMVGGAVGKIISSRNSEFEVGDLVEGRFGWQEYAISNGSNARKLTIQEADISKALGVLGMPGLTAYFGLFSLGKPIPNDTVVISAASGAVGAVVGQLAKLAGCKVVGIVGSDTKASYIKDELNFDHAINYKKEDVCNRLLDLCPYGIDIYFDNVGGEILEAVLENLAFRARIVVCGQIAQYNLANDEVAYGITNFRNILTNQATVEGFIVSRFAPDFPQALSYLESLFIEGKLKTKEDITYKLENTPEALLRVLTGKNFGKQIVKIA